In Daphnia magna isolate NIES linkage group LG6, ASM2063170v1.1, whole genome shotgun sequence, the following are encoded in one genomic region:
- the LOC116925820 gene encoding NADH dehydrogenase [ubiquinone] iron-sulfur protein 4, mitochondrial, translated as MAMNFGLRRGFVQSVLTCSSRRAFGATAVLKNEDPFKLSQLKEAPIKSLDDLLSTQEKHEGLITVDKKVDLSTTTGVPEEHIKTRMVRIWKPAKHAMQSGTYNTHKWKIEFDTRERWENPLMGWASSGDPLSNIQLSFSNKEDAVAFCEKNGWDYSVTEVVSKQPRPKSYGANFAWDKKTRTSTK; from the exons atggcgaTGAATTTCGGTCTTCGTCGAGGATTTGTTCAATCTGTTTTGACATGCTCTTCCAG AAGAGCGTTTGGCGCAACTGCAGTGTTGAAAAACGAAGACCCTTTCAAGCTTTCCCAGCTGAAGGAAGCCCCAATAAAAAGCCTTGACGACCTACTGTCTACTCAAGAAAAACATGAGGGGTTGATAACTGTTGACAAGAAA GTTGACCTATCTACAACAACTGGAGTACCTGAAGAACACATTAAAACTCGAATGGTCCGTATTTGGAAACCTGCAAAACATGCAATGCAGTCTGGCACTTATAACACCCATAAATGGAAAATCGAGTTTGATACTCGTGAGCGCTGGGAAAACCCTCTGATGGGATGGGCATCATC AGGTGACCCACTATCCAACATCCAATTAAGCTTCAGCAATAAAGAGGATGCTGTTgcattttgtgaaaaaaatggCTGGGACTATTCTGTAACTGAAGTTGTCAGCAAACAGCCTCGTCCAAAGTCCTATGGAGCCAATTTTGCATG GGATAAGAAAACACGTACATCGACAAAGTAA
- the LOC116925810 gene encoding gonadotropin-releasing hormone receptor isoform X1, whose product MGNMCLNDSNSDSCLMTERESLFLASSTVNPEFETASTVDLSMLPIDMTFNDGHVVSITTYSVLLIISVCGNITVLVNLIKRRHISNPRVNIMLTHLAIADLLVTLLLMPIEIGWAATVQWKAGDFACRILAFFRTFGLFLSSFVLVCISVDRFGAILQPMKLDYWRRRGRFMLAIAWACSVICSLPQVFVFRVKAHPEYPWYEQCVTFDSFPTRAHEISYAAFGMLMMYVLPLAVFVFTYSSILCEISRRSKEAVGQQEGIRRVTVGTLGRARIKTVKMTLVIISVFIFCWTPYNIMSIWFWCDRDSALQVDQRIQKGLFLFACTNSCFNPMVYGYFSRRQVRRSHHELHRKVVYHPSRMASRGLGPSLKIDSNLKSSDGAAIELCLPQQHKTEANVEEQQCQELLEPIFTASSIAVAVKRSNSWLNCRSSPTIVTHVF is encoded by the exons ATGGGCAACATGTGTTTGAACGACAGCAATAGTGATTCGTGTTTGATGACTGAACGCGAGAGTTTGTTTTTGGCCAGCAGCACCGTCAACCCGGAATTCGAGACGGCGAGCACCGTTGATTTGTCCATGTTGCCAATCGACATGACTTTCAACGATGGCCATGTTGTGTCCATCACCACTTACAGTGTCCTTCTAATCATCTCCGTGTGCGGCAACATCACCGTTTTGGTTAATCTGATTAAACGGCGGCACATCAGTAATCCACGTGTCAATATTATGCTTACTCATCTAGCCATCGCCGACCTTCTG GTTACATTGCTGCTCATGCCCATCGAGATAGGATGGGCTGCTACAGTACAATGGAAAGCAGGCGATTTTGCCTGCCGAATTCTTGCCTTTTTCCGAACATTCGGattgtttctttcttcgtttgtCTTGGTCTGCATCAGCGTTGACAG ATTCGGTGCCATTTTGCAACCCATGAAATTAGATTACTGGAGACGACGAGGCCGGTTCATGTTGGCTATTGCCTGGGCATGTTCCGTCATTTGCAGTTTGCCCCAG gttttcgTTTTCCGCGTCAAAGCTCATCCCGAATACCCTTG GTATGAACAGTGCGTCACTTTTGATTCGTTCCCGACCAGAGCTCACGAGATTTCCTATGCCGCCTTTGGCATGCTGATGATGTATGTTCTGCCTCTTGCCGTTTTCGTCTTCACGTACAGCTCCATTCTGTGCGAGATCAGTCGGAGGAGCAAGGAAG CAGTTGGACAACAGGAGGGTATTCGTCGAGTGACAGTCGGGACGCTCGGACGAGCACGCATCAAAACGGTCAAAATGACTCTCGTGATCATTTCGGTTTTTATCTTCTGCTGGACGCCATACAACATTATGAGCATCTG GTTTTGGTGTGATCGTGATTCTGCGCTTCAAGTTGACCAGCGTATCCAAAAAGGCCTTTTCCTTTTCGC GTGTACAAATTCTTGCTTCAACCCCATGGTATACGGTTACTTCTCACGGCGACAGGTTCGCAGATCTCATCACGAACTCCATAGAAAG GTTGTATATCATCCCAGCCGAATGGCATCTAGAGGACTTGGTCCCTCGCTCAAAATAGATAGTAATCTGAAATCTTCCGACGGAGCGGCCATTGAGCTTTGTTTGCCACAGCAGCACAAAACGGAAGCAAACGTCGAAGAACAACAGTGCCAGGAGTTATTAGAACCAATTTTTACCGCTTCTTCCATCGCCGTAGCTGTTAAAAGAAGTAATAGTTGGCTGAATTGTCGATCGTCACCTACCATCGTCAcgcatgttttttaa
- the LOC116925810 gene encoding gonadotropin-releasing hormone receptor isoform X2 gives MGNMCLNDSNSDSCLMTERESLFLASSTVNPEFETASTVDLSMLPIDMTFNDGHVVSITTYSVLLIISVCGNITVLVNLIKRRHISNPRVNIMLTHLAIADLLVTLLLMPIEIGWAATVQWKAGDFACRILAFFRTFGLFLSSFVLVCISVDRFGAILQPMKLDYWRRRGRFMLAIAWACSVICSLPQVFVFRVKAHPEYPWYEQCVTFDSFPTRAHEISYAAFGMLMMYVLPLAVFVFTYSSILCEISRRSKEVGQQEGIRRVTVGTLGRARIKTVKMTLVIISVFIFCWTPYNIMSIWFWCDRDSALQVDQRIQKGLFLFACTNSCFNPMVYGYFSRRQVRRSHHELHRKVVYHPSRMASRGLGPSLKIDSNLKSSDGAAIELCLPQQHKTEANVEEQQCQELLEPIFTASSIAVAVKRSNSWLNCRSSPTIVTHVF, from the exons ATGGGCAACATGTGTTTGAACGACAGCAATAGTGATTCGTGTTTGATGACTGAACGCGAGAGTTTGTTTTTGGCCAGCAGCACCGTCAACCCGGAATTCGAGACGGCGAGCACCGTTGATTTGTCCATGTTGCCAATCGACATGACTTTCAACGATGGCCATGTTGTGTCCATCACCACTTACAGTGTCCTTCTAATCATCTCCGTGTGCGGCAACATCACCGTTTTGGTTAATCTGATTAAACGGCGGCACATCAGTAATCCACGTGTCAATATTATGCTTACTCATCTAGCCATCGCCGACCTTCTG GTTACATTGCTGCTCATGCCCATCGAGATAGGATGGGCTGCTACAGTACAATGGAAAGCAGGCGATTTTGCCTGCCGAATTCTTGCCTTTTTCCGAACATTCGGattgtttctttcttcgtttgtCTTGGTCTGCATCAGCGTTGACAG ATTCGGTGCCATTTTGCAACCCATGAAATTAGATTACTGGAGACGACGAGGCCGGTTCATGTTGGCTATTGCCTGGGCATGTTCCGTCATTTGCAGTTTGCCCCAG gttttcgTTTTCCGCGTCAAAGCTCATCCCGAATACCCTTG GTATGAACAGTGCGTCACTTTTGATTCGTTCCCGACCAGAGCTCACGAGATTTCCTATGCCGCCTTTGGCATGCTGATGATGTATGTTCTGCCTCTTGCCGTTTTCGTCTTCACGTACAGCTCCATTCTGTGCGAGATCAGTCGGAGGAGCAAGGAAG TTGGACAACAGGAGGGTATTCGTCGAGTGACAGTCGGGACGCTCGGACGAGCACGCATCAAAACGGTCAAAATGACTCTCGTGATCATTTCGGTTTTTATCTTCTGCTGGACGCCATACAACATTATGAGCATCTG GTTTTGGTGTGATCGTGATTCTGCGCTTCAAGTTGACCAGCGTATCCAAAAAGGCCTTTTCCTTTTCGC GTGTACAAATTCTTGCTTCAACCCCATGGTATACGGTTACTTCTCACGGCGACAGGTTCGCAGATCTCATCACGAACTCCATAGAAAG GTTGTATATCATCCCAGCCGAATGGCATCTAGAGGACTTGGTCCCTCGCTCAAAATAGATAGTAATCTGAAATCTTCCGACGGAGCGGCCATTGAGCTTTGTTTGCCACAGCAGCACAAAACGGAAGCAAACGTCGAAGAACAACAGTGCCAGGAGTTATTAGAACCAATTTTTACCGCTTCTTCCATCGCCGTAGCTGTTAAAAGAAGTAATAGTTGGCTGAATTGTCGATCGTCACCTACCATCGTCAcgcatgttttttaa